From one Bacteroides fragilis NCTC 9343 genomic stretch:
- a CDS encoding universal stress protein: MEEKLVTLAILTYTKAQILKNVLENEGIETYIHNVNQIQPVVSSGVRLRIKESDLPRALKITESSAWLAESIVGEKTPKVEHRTKKVLIPVDFSNYSMKACEFGFNFAKSFDAEVILLHVYFTPIYASSLPYGDVFNYQISDEETVKNVLHKVHDDLNTLSEKIKQKVASGEFPDVKYTCVLREGIPEEEILRYNKEHRPRIIIMGTRGKNQKDIDLIGSVTAEIIERSHTTVLAIPENTPFNRFNEVKRIAFMTNFDQRDLIAFDSFINGLSPFHFSVSLIHLSDVKDTWNEIKLAGIKDYFQKQYPDLEIHYDVVMSNDFLNSLDNYIKTNQIDIITLTSYKRNIFSRLFNPGIARKMIFHSDTPLLVING; the protein is encoded by the coding sequence ATGGAAGAGAAATTAGTAACTTTAGCTATTCTGACTTATACAAAAGCTCAGATATTGAAGAATGTTCTTGAGAATGAGGGTATAGAGACGTACATTCACAATGTAAACCAGATACAGCCGGTTGTTTCATCCGGTGTGCGTTTACGTATTAAAGAAAGTGATTTGCCGCGTGCATTGAAGATTACCGAGAGTTCTGCCTGGCTTGCTGAAAGTATAGTAGGAGAGAAGACCCCTAAAGTGGAGCATCGCACTAAGAAGGTCCTTATTCCGGTTGATTTCTCTAACTATTCAATGAAAGCTTGTGAATTTGGTTTCAATTTTGCCAAATCTTTTGATGCGGAGGTTATCTTGCTACATGTCTACTTTACACCAATTTATGCTTCATCATTGCCATATGGAGATGTATTTAACTATCAGATTAGTGATGAAGAGACTGTGAAGAATGTATTGCATAAAGTACATGATGATCTGAATACTCTGTCGGAGAAGATTAAGCAAAAAGTAGCATCCGGAGAGTTTCCTGATGTCAAATATACGTGTGTCTTGCGCGAAGGTATCCCGGAAGAAGAAATACTCAGATATAATAAAGAACATCGTCCCAGAATCATTATAATGGGTACTCGAGGTAAGAATCAGAAGGATATTGATCTTATTGGTAGTGTAACTGCCGAGATAATTGAACGTAGTCATACTACAGTGCTGGCTATTCCCGAAAATACTCCTTTCAATCGTTTCAATGAAGTGAAACGGATTGCCTTTATGACGAACTTTGACCAACGTGATTTGATTGCTTTCGATTCATTTATCAATGGACTTAGCCCATTTCATTTTTCTGTTTCTCTTATTCATTTATCGGATGTAAAAGATACATGGAATGAAATAAAATTAGCTGGTATTAAGGATTATTTCCAAAAGCAATATCCGGATCTTGAGATTCATTATGATGTGGTGATGAGTAATGATTTTCTGAATAGTTTGGATAATTACATTAAAACAAATCAGATTGACATTATCACATTAACTTCTTATAAACGGAATATATTTTCCCGTTTGTTCAATCCCGGTATTGCTCGTAAGATGATCTTCCATTCAGATACACCGTTGTTAGTTATTAACGGATGA
- a CDS encoding tetratricopeptide repeat protein produces MKKILFIALGLLMAVTSFGQDSLITDSTQMIQGDTVSIHNAEFSGSKLEDATKAEGDSAYIRNDFASAIQIYESLLRKGESADVYYNLGNSYYKINEIAKAILNYEKALLLQPGNGDIRANLEIARGKTVDKVEVVPEIFFVTWTKALINSMSVDSWAIWGIVSFLLLIVSLYFFIFSKQVVLKKVGFIAGIIFLIVVVMANVFASKQKEELLNRDTAIIMSPSVTVRSTPSENGTSLFILHEGHKVNIKDDSMKDWKEIRLEDGKVGWVPVGSIEII; encoded by the coding sequence ATGAAAAAAATATTGTTTATTGCTTTGGGTTTGTTAATGGCAGTAACTTCTTTCGGGCAGGATTCGTTAATAACAGATTCTACTCAGATGATACAGGGAGATACTGTCAGTATCCATAATGCAGAGTTTTCCGGTTCCAAATTAGAAGATGCCACAAAAGCTGAGGGAGATAGTGCATATATCAGAAATGACTTTGCGTCTGCAATCCAGATTTATGAATCACTTTTGCGTAAAGGTGAGTCGGCCGATGTATATTATAATCTTGGTAATAGCTATTATAAAATAAATGAGATAGCAAAAGCCATTTTAAACTATGAAAAGGCCTTGTTGCTTCAGCCCGGTAATGGAGATATTCGTGCCAATTTGGAGATAGCTCGTGGTAAGACTGTAGATAAAGTAGAAGTTGTTCCTGAGATATTCTTTGTTACATGGACAAAGGCATTAATTAATAGTATGAGCGTGGATTCATGGGCCATATGGGGGATTGTGAGTTTCTTGCTGCTAATTGTCTCTTTATATTTCTTTATTTTCTCGAAACAAGTGGTGTTGAAGAAAGTTGGTTTTATTGCAGGCATTATCTTTTTGATAGTTGTTGTAATGGCAAATGTTTTTGCTTCTAAGCAGAAAGAAGAGTTGTTGAACAGGGATACTGCGATAATAATGAGTCCGAGCGTAACGGTTAGAAGTACACCTAGCGAAAATGGTACCAGCCTATTTATTCTTCATGAAGGGCACAAGGTTAACATTAAAGATGATTCAATGAAAGACTGGAAAGAAATCCGCCTTGAAGATGGAAAAGTGGGATGGGTGCCGGTTGGTTCAATTGAGATTATTTAA
- the gyrA gene encoding DNA gyrase subunit A, with product MLEQDRIIKINIEEEMKSSYIDYSMSVIVSRALPDVRDGFKPVHRRILYGMMELGNTSDKPYKKSARIVGEVLGKYHPHGDSSVYFAMVRMAQEWAMRYPLVDGQGNFGSVDGDSPAAMRYTEARLNKLGEEMMQDLYKETVDFEPNFDNTLMEPKVMPTRIPNLLVNGASGIAVGMATNMPPHNLSEVIDACEAYLDNKDVTVEELMEYVKAPDFPTGGYIYGISGVREAYLTGRGRVVMRAKAEIESGQTHDKIVVTEIPYNVNKAELIKAIADLVNEKRIEGISNANDESDREGMRIVIDIKRDANASVVLNKLYKMTALQTSFGVNNVALVNGRPKMLNLRDLIVYFVEHRHDVVIRRTQFDLRKAKERAHILEGLIIASDNIDEVIRIIRAAKTPNDAISGLMERFNLSEIQARAIVEMRLRQLTGLMQDQLHAEYEEVMKQIAYLESILADDEVCRKVIKDELLEVRAKYGDERRSEIVYSSEEFNPEDFYADDQMIITISHMGYIKRTPLTEFRAQNRGGVGSKGTETRDEDFVEHIYPATMHNTMMFFTQKGKCYWLKVYEIPEGTKNSKGRAIQNLLNIDSDDAVNAYLRVKSLNDQEYINSHYVLFCTKNGVIKKTSLEQYSRPRQNGVNAITIREDDRVIEVRMTNGNNEIIIANRNGRAIRFHEAAVRVMGRTATGVRGITLDDDGQDEVIGMICIKDLETESVMVVSEQGYGKRSDIEDYRKTNRGGKGVKTMNITEKTGKLVTIKSVTDENDLMIINKSGITIRLKVADVRIMGRATQGVRLINLEKRNDQIGSVCKVTSESLEDEVPEEEREGNIPSDPETNTPVNETEE from the coding sequence ATGCTTGAACAAGACAGAATTATAAAGATTAACATCGAGGAGGAAATGAAGTCATCGTACATTGACTACTCCATGTCGGTCATCGTTTCACGTGCCCTTCCCGATGTTAGAGATGGATTTAAGCCCGTTCACCGCAGAATTCTCTACGGAATGATGGAACTGGGAAATACGTCAGACAAACCCTATAAGAAATCAGCCAGAATCGTAGGTGAAGTACTTGGTAAGTATCACCCGCACGGAGACTCTTCTGTATATTTTGCGATGGTACGTATGGCTCAGGAATGGGCAATGCGCTATCCGCTGGTAGACGGGCAAGGTAACTTCGGTTCTGTAGACGGCGACAGTCCTGCTGCCATGCGTTACACTGAAGCACGTCTGAACAAATTAGGTGAAGAAATGATGCAGGACCTCTACAAAGAGACTGTAGATTTCGAACCTAACTTCGATAATACGCTGATGGAACCCAAAGTGATGCCGACACGTATTCCGAATTTGCTGGTTAACGGTGCTTCCGGTATTGCTGTAGGTATGGCAACCAACATGCCGCCCCATAATCTGTCTGAAGTCATCGATGCCTGCGAAGCATATCTTGACAATAAAGATGTGACCGTAGAGGAACTGATGGAATATGTAAAAGCGCCCGACTTCCCTACAGGAGGATATATATATGGCATAAGCGGCGTACGTGAAGCCTATCTTACGGGACGCGGACGCGTGGTTATGCGCGCGAAAGCAGAAATCGAATCCGGACAGACACATGATAAGATCGTCGTTACAGAGATTCCCTACAACGTGAATAAGGCAGAATTGATTAAAGCAATTGCTGATCTTGTCAATGAAAAAAGAATAGAAGGCATATCAAATGCCAACGACGAGTCCGACCGTGAAGGTATGCGCATCGTTATTGATATCAAACGGGATGCAAATGCAAGTGTAGTGCTGAACAAGCTCTATAAAATGACAGCCTTGCAGACGTCATTCGGTGTAAATAACGTTGCACTGGTCAACGGACGCCCTAAAATGCTGAATTTACGCGACTTGATTGTTTACTTCGTAGAACATAGACACGATGTGGTAATTCGTCGTACTCAATTTGACCTGCGTAAGGCCAAAGAACGTGCACACATCTTGGAAGGTCTGATTATCGCTTCGGATAATATTGACGAAGTAATTCGTATCATCCGCGCCGCCAAAACACCAAACGATGCAATCTCCGGACTGATGGAACGCTTCAACCTGAGCGAAATTCAGGCACGCGCCATCGTTGAAATGCGCCTGCGCCAATTAACAGGTCTGATGCAAGATCAGCTCCATGCTGAATACGAGGAGGTTATGAAGCAGATAGCATATTTGGAAAGTATCCTGGCCGATGATGAAGTATGCCGTAAAGTAATCAAAGACGAATTGCTGGAAGTAAGAGCTAAATATGGTGACGAACGCCGTTCTGAAATCGTTTATTCATCAGAAGAATTCAATCCGGAAGACTTTTATGCGGATGATCAGATGATTATCACCATCTCACACATGGGATATATCAAACGTACACCATTGACAGAATTCCGTGCTCAAAACCGCGGTGGAGTAGGCTCGAAGGGTACTGAAACCCGTGATGAAGACTTTGTTGAGCACATCTACCCGGCAACAATGCACAACACGATGATGTTCTTTACTCAAAAGGGTAAATGTTACTGGCTGAAGGTATATGAAATACCTGAAGGAACAAAGAACTCTAAGGGCCGTGCTATCCAGAACTTGCTGAACATTGACTCGGACGATGCTGTTAATGCATATTTGCGTGTGAAGAGTTTGAATGACCAGGAATATATTAACAGTCATTATGTACTGTTCTGTACCAAGAATGGCGTTATAAAGAAAACATCTTTGGAACAATACTCACGCCCGCGCCAGAATGGTGTCAATGCAATTACTATACGTGAAGACGACCGAGTAATAGAAGTGCGTATGACCAACGGAAACAACGAAATCATCATAGCCAACCGTAACGGACGCGCAATACGTTTCCATGAAGCAGCAGTTCGCGTAATGGGCCGTACAGCTACCGGAGTTCGTGGTATCACACTGGATGACGACGGACAGGATGAAGTAATAGGCATGATTTGCATTAAGGATCTCGAGACAGAGTCCGTAATGGTTGTCTCCGAACAAGGCTATGGTAAACGTTCTGATATTGAAGATTATCGTAAAACAAACCGTGGCGGCAAAGGTGTGAAGACCATGAATATTACCGAAAAAACAGGTAAACTGGTTACAATCAAGTCTGTAACAGACGAAAACGACCTGATGATCATTAATAAATCGGGTATTACAATTCGTCTGAAAGTAGCTGATGTCCGCATCATGGGCCGTGCAACTCAAGGAGTCCGTCTGATCAATCTTGAAAAACGTAACGACCAGATCGGTTCTGTATGTAAAGTTACATCCGAAAGCCTGGAAGATGAAGTTCCGGAAGAAGAAAGAGAAGGAAATATTCCAAGCGATCCGGAAACGAATACACCGGTAAATGAAACAGAAGAATAG
- a CDS encoding ATP-dependent Clp protease ATP-binding subunit, with protein sequence MNNQFSQKVSDIIVYSKEEANRLKSSYIGPEHLLLGMLRDGEGKAIEILSKLKTNLTDIKKQIEAILKEHADDMLLPDADVPLSNGAAKILKLCILEARVMKSQVADTEHVLLAILKDKDNLAATVLEANHVNYQQVFEQLSLQPDISAGMGFTEDDDDEEEMNQSRSSHGSGERQQQAQTASRKPTNDTPVLDNFGTDMTKAAEEGRLDPVVGREREIERLAQILSRRKKNNPILIGEPGVGKSAIVEGLALRIIQKKVSRILFDKRVVALDMTAVVAGTKYRGQFEERIRSILNELQKNPNVILFIDEIHTIVGAGSAAGSMDAANMLKPALARGEIQCIGATTLDEYRKNIEKDGALERRFQKVMVEPTTADETLQILRNIKDKYEDHHNVNYTDAALEACVKLTDRYITDRNFPDKAIDALDEAGSRVHLTNVSVPKEIEDQEKLIEEAKNNKNEAVKSQNFELAASFRDKEKELAVQLDVMKKDWEERLKDNRETVDEEEIANVVSMMSGIPVQRMAQAEGIKLAGMKEDLQSKVIAQDDAIKKLVKAILRSRVGLKDPNKPIGTFMFLGPTGVGKTHLAKELAKYMFGSSDALIRIDMSEFMEKFTVSRLVGAPPGYVGYEEGGQLTEKVRRKPYSIVLLDEIEKAHPDVFNLLLQVMDEGRLTDSYGRMVDFKNTVIIMTSNIGTRQLKEFGRGVGFATQSRLDDKEFSRSVIQKALNKSFAPEFINRVDEIITFDQLSLEAITKIIDIELKGLYNRIESIGYKLVIEDKAKQFVASKGYDVQYGARPLKRAIQTYLEDGLSELIISADLNEGDTITVSLNEEKGELEMKNEAKTAE encoded by the coding sequence ATGAATAATCAATTCTCACAAAAAGTTTCCGATATTATCGTATATAGCAAAGAAGAGGCAAATCGCCTGAAAAGTAGCTATATAGGGCCTGAGCATTTATTGCTTGGTATGCTTCGCGATGGTGAGGGAAAAGCAATCGAGATATTGTCTAAACTCAAAACAAACCTGACCGACATAAAGAAGCAGATTGAGGCCATACTGAAAGAGCATGCAGACGACATGCTGTTGCCTGATGCCGATGTTCCATTGTCAAATGGAGCTGCAAAGATATTGAAACTATGTATTTTAGAAGCACGAGTGATGAAAAGTCAAGTTGCAGATACGGAACATGTACTGCTGGCCATCCTTAAAGATAAGGATAATCTGGCAGCAACGGTTCTTGAAGCGAATCATGTGAATTACCAGCAGGTATTCGAACAATTGTCCTTACAGCCGGATATCAGTGCCGGCATGGGATTTACAGAAGATGATGATGACGAAGAAGAGATGAATCAATCCCGTTCGTCCCATGGATCCGGTGAACGTCAGCAACAGGCGCAGACTGCCTCCAGGAAGCCGACTAATGATACTCCGGTGCTTGATAATTTTGGTACTGATATGACTAAGGCCGCCGAGGAAGGCCGTCTTGACCCTGTGGTGGGACGTGAGCGGGAAATCGAGCGCCTGGCACAGATATTAAGTCGCCGTAAGAAGAATAACCCCATTTTGATCGGTGAACCGGGAGTCGGAAAATCGGCCATAGTGGAAGGTCTGGCACTTCGTATTATACAGAAAAAGGTGTCCCGTATTCTGTTTGATAAGCGTGTGGTTGCACTCGATATGACTGCGGTTGTTGCCGGTACCAAGTACCGCGGACAATTTGAGGAACGCATTCGTTCCATCTTGAACGAATTGCAGAAGAATCCGAATGTGATTCTGTTCATTGACGAGATACATACCATTGTAGGTGCCGGATCGGCAGCCGGATCAATGGATGCTGCCAACATGTTGAAACCGGCATTGGCACGTGGAGAGATTCAGTGTATCGGTGCCACTACCCTTGACGAATATCGGAAGAATATCGAAAAAGACGGGGCGTTGGAGCGTCGTTTCCAGAAGGTAATGGTAGAGCCTACTACAGCTGACGAAACGTTGCAGATTCTTCGTAATATTAAGGATAAATATGAAGATCATCACAACGTAAATTATACGGATGCGGCATTGGAAGCTTGTGTCAAGTTGACAGACCGTTATATAACCGACCGTAACTTCCCGGATAAAGCTATTGATGCACTCGATGAAGCCGGTTCGCGTGTACATCTTACCAATGTGAGTGTACCCAAGGAAATAGAAGATCAGGAGAAGTTGATCGAAGAAGCTAAAAATAACAAGAACGAGGCTGTCAAATCACAGAATTTCGAACTTGCTGCCAGTTTTCGCGATAAGGAAAAAGAACTTGCTGTCCAGTTGGATGTGATGAAGAAAGACTGGGAGGAACGTTTGAAGGATAATCGTGAGACGGTGGATGAGGAAGAAATCGCAAATGTCGTATCAATGATGTCCGGCATTCCGGTACAGCGTATGGCACAGGCGGAAGGCATCAAGTTGGCAGGCATGAAAGAAGACCTGCAATCGAAGGTGATAGCTCAGGACGATGCTATCAAAAAGCTGGTCAAGGCCATTCTGCGCAGCCGTGTCGGACTGAAAGATCCGAATAAACCGATTGGTACATTTATGTTCCTAGGCCCTACCGGTGTTGGTAAAACTCATCTGGCCAAGGAATTGGCTAAATATATGTTTGGCTCTTCGGATGCATTGATCCGTATCGATATGAGTGAGTTTATGGAGAAATTCACAGTCTCACGCTTGGTTGGAGCGCCTCCGGGATACGTAGGATACGAGGAAGGCGGACAATTGACAGAGAAAGTACGCCGTAAACCCTATTCTATCGTATTGCTTGACGAAATAGAAAAGGCGCATCCCGATGTGTTCAATCTGCTTCTCCAGGTGATGGACGAAGGTCGGCTGACTGACAGTTATGGCAGAATGGTTGACTTCAAGAATACTGTTATTATCATGACATCGAATATCGGAACCCGCCAGTTGAAAGAGTTTGGGCGTGGAGTCGGTTTTGCCACTCAAAGCCGTCTTGACGATAAAGAATTCTCTCGCAGCGTGATTCAGAAGGCTCTGAATAAATCGTTTGCACCCGAATTTATAAATCGTGTTGACGAAATCATCACCTTTGACCAGTTGTCATTAGAAGCTATAACGAAGATTATCGATATTGAGTTGAAAGGACTGTATAACAGAATCGAATCTATCGGCTATAAACTGGTCATTGAAGACAAGGCTAAACAGTTTGTCGCTTCAAAAGGCTATGATGTCCAGTACGGTGCACGTCCGCTGAAGCGTGCCATCCAGACCTATCTGGAAGACGGCTTATCGGAACTTATCATTTCGGCTGATCTGAATGAAGGAGATACGATCACTGTCTCTTTAAATGAAGAAAAGGGTGAGTTGGAAATGAAGAATGAAGCCAAAACGGCTGAATAA
- the htpG gene encoding molecular chaperone HtpG, whose amino-acid sequence MQKGNIGVTTENIFPIIKKFLYSDHEIFLRELVSNAVDATQKLNTLASISEFKGELGDLTVHVSLGKDTITISDRGIGLTAEEIDKYINQIAFSGANDFLEKYKNDANAIIGHFGLGFYSAFMVSKKVEIITKSYKEGAQAVKWTCDGSPEFTLEEVEKADRGTDIVLYIDDDCKEFLEESRISALLKKYCSFLPVPIAFGKKKEWKDGKQVETAEDNVINDTIPLWTKKPSELSDEDYKKFYRELYPMSDEPLFWIHLNVDYPFHLTGILYFPKVKSNIDLNKNKIQLYCNQVYVTDSVEGIVPDFLTLLHGVLDSPDIPLNVSRSYLQSDSNVKKISTYISKKVSDRLQSIFKNDRAQFEEKWNDLKIFINYGMLTQEDFYDKAQKFALFTDTDGKHYTFEEYQTLIKDNQTDKDKNLIYLYANNKDEQFAYIEAAKNKGYNVLLMDGQLDVAMVSMLEQKLEKSRFTRVDSDVVDNLIVKEDKKSDVLEASKQEALSAAFKSQLPKMEKVEFNVMTQALGENGSPVMITQSEYMRRMKEMANIQAGMSFYGEMPDMFNLVLNSDHKLVKEVLADEEKECSAAIAPIQTELEDVTKRRDALKKKQEGKKDEDIPTAEKDELNDLDKKWDELKQQKDSIFAGYAGKNKVVRQLIDLALLQNNMLKGEALNNFVKRSIELI is encoded by the coding sequence ATGCAAAAAGGTAATATTGGGGTTACAACAGAGAACATTTTCCCTATCATCAAAAAGTTTTTGTACAGTGACCATGAAATCTTCCTGCGGGAATTAGTATCCAATGCCGTTGATGCCACTCAGAAGTTGAATACATTGGCTTCTATCAGTGAATTTAAGGGCGAACTGGGTGATTTGACCGTTCACGTTTCATTAGGTAAAGACACCATTACCATCTCCGATCGTGGTATCGGTTTGACTGCTGAAGAGATTGATAAATATATCAACCAGATTGCCTTTTCGGGGGCTAACGATTTCCTTGAAAAATATAAAAACGATGCGAATGCCATCATTGGACACTTCGGACTTGGGTTCTACTCTGCATTCATGGTTTCCAAGAAGGTTGAAATTATCACCAAATCATATAAAGAAGGTGCACAGGCCGTAAAATGGACTTGCGACGGTAGTCCGGAGTTTACACTTGAAGAGGTGGAGAAAGCGGATCGTGGTACAGATATCGTATTGTATATTGATGATGATTGCAAGGAGTTTCTCGAGGAGTCACGCATCTCTGCCCTCCTGAAGAAATATTGCAGCTTCCTGCCCGTTCCCATCGCTTTTGGTAAAAAGAAAGAGTGGAAAGACGGCAAACAAGTAGAGACGGCGGAAGATAATGTCATCAATGACACCATTCCTTTGTGGACAAAGAAACCGAGTGAATTGTCGGACGAAGATTATAAAAAATTCTATCGTGAGCTTTATCCGATGTCAGACGAACCTTTGTTCTGGATTCATTTGAATGTAGACTATCCGTTCCATCTGACCGGTATCCTCTACTTCCCGAAGGTAAAGAGCAATATTGATTTGAATAAGAATAAGATTCAGTTGTATTGTAATCAGGTTTATGTTACGGATTCTGTAGAAGGTATTGTTCCGGATTTCCTTACTCTGCTCCATGGTGTGCTCGATTCACCGGATATTCCTTTGAATGTATCCCGTTCTTACCTGCAAAGTGATTCGAACGTGAAGAAGATCTCTACCTATATTTCGAAAAAGGTATCAGACCGTCTGCAATCTATCTTTAAGAATGATCGCGCTCAGTTCGAAGAGAAGTGGAATGATTTAAAAATCTTTATTAATTATGGAATGCTCACTCAAGAGGATTTCTATGATAAAGCACAAAAATTCGCCCTTTTCACCGATACGGATGGCAAACATTACACCTTTGAGGAGTACCAGACTTTGATTAAAGATAATCAGACAGATAAAGATAAAAACCTGATCTATCTGTATGCCAATAATAAGGACGAACAGTTTGCCTATATCGAAGCTGCCAAAAATAAAGGTTACAATGTGCTGTTGATGGACGGGCAACTGGATGTGGCCATGGTAAGTATGCTCGAACAGAAACTGGAGAAATCTCGCTTCACCCGTGTAGACAGTGATGTTGTCGACAACCTGATTGTGAAAGAAGATAAGAAGAGCGATGTGCTTGAGGCTTCAAAACAAGAAGCTCTGTCAGCAGCCTTCAAGAGTCAGTTGCCGAAAATGGAAAAGGTTGAATTTAATGTCATGACTCAGGCTTTAGGCGAAAACGGCTCTCCCGTGATGATAACCCAGAGCGAATATATGCGCCGTATGAAGGAAATGGCCAATATTCAGGCTGGCATGAGTTTCTATGGTGAAATGCCCGATATGTTTAATCTGGTATTGAATTCAGACCATAAATTGGTGAAAGAAGTATTGGCTGATGAAGAAAAAGAGTGCAGTGCTGCCATTGCTCCTATACAGACGGAACTGGAAGATGTGACAAAACGTCGTGATGCACTCAAGAAAAAGCAAGAAGGCAAGAAAGACGAAGATATCCCTACTGCGGAGAAAGATGAACTCAATGATCTGGATAAGAAATGGGATGAGTTGAAGCAGCAGAAAGATTCTATTTTTGCCGGATATGCAGGCAAAAACAAAGTGGTACGTCAGTTGATCGATCTAGCGTTGTTGCAAAACAATATGCTGAAAGGTGAAGCATTAAATAACTTTGT
- a CDS encoding tetratricopeptide repeat protein, with product MKRVLFSMVLLMAVSFAFAQEKNVKEAKSIAGEVKPDFAKAEQLINEALTNPETKDNAATWDVAGYIQKRINEKEMENAYLRKPYDTLKVYNSVLNMYNYYVKCDELAQIPNEKGKIKNKYRSANSKTILAERPNLINGGIQYFNLNKNEDALKYFAAYVDAATLPMMEKENLLEKDTILPQVAYYATLAADRVGDKDAVMKYAQYALKDKENGQFAMQLLTDAYKAKGDTAKWVEKLQEGIVKFPENQYFFANLVDYYSSSNQNDKAMQFADDMLAKDPNNKLYLYVKAYLYHNMKDYEKAIEFYKKTLDIDPAYAEACSNLGLVYLLQAQEYADKAPADINDPNYATAQAEIKKFYEAAKPYYEKARELKPDQKDLWLQGLYRVYYNLNMGPEFEEIEKMM from the coding sequence ATGAAAAGAGTATTATTTTCAATGGTTTTACTGATGGCAGTAAGTTTTGCATTCGCTCAGGAGAAAAATGTAAAAGAAGCGAAAAGCATTGCCGGAGAAGTAAAACCTGACTTCGCAAAAGCTGAACAACTGATTAACGAAGCATTAACTAACCCTGAAACAAAGGATAATGCGGCAACTTGGGACGTAGCAGGTTATATTCAGAAAAGAATCAACGAAAAGGAGATGGAAAATGCTTATCTGAGAAAACCTTATGATACATTGAAAGTATACAATAGCGTACTGAATATGTACAATTATTATGTTAAATGTGACGAACTGGCACAGATTCCTAATGAAAAGGGTAAAATTAAAAACAAATACAGAAGCGCCAACTCAAAAACAATTCTGGCAGAACGTCCTAACTTGATTAATGGTGGTATTCAATACTTCAATTTAAATAAGAACGAAGACGCATTAAAATATTTTGCAGCTTATGTAGATGCAGCTACACTGCCTATGATGGAAAAAGAAAACTTGCTGGAAAAAGACACCATTTTGCCACAGGTAGCATATTATGCCACTTTGGCTGCAGATAGAGTAGGTGACAAAGATGCTGTCATGAAATATGCTCAATATGCTCTGAAAGACAAAGAAAATGGCCAATTTGCAATGCAATTGTTGACAGATGCTTACAAAGCTAAAGGTGATACTGCTAAATGGGTAGAAAAATTGCAGGAAGGTATTGTTAAGTTCCCTGAAAATCAATATTTCTTCGCAAATCTGGTTGACTACTATAGCAGCTCCAACCAAAATGATAAAGCAATGCAGTTTGCTGATGATATGTTGGCTAAAGATCCGAATAACAAATTATATCTGTATGTGAAGGCATATCTGTATCATAATATGAAAGATTATGAGAAAGCAATTGAGTTCTATAAAAAGACTCTCGACATAGATCCTGCATATGCAGAAGCATGCTCAAATTTAGGTTTGGTATACCTGTTACAAGCACAAGAATATGCTGACAAAGCACCGGCAGATATCAATGACCCGAATTATGCAACAGCACAAGCTGAGATCAAGAAATTCTACGAAGCTGCTAAACCGTATTACGAAAAAGCAAGAGAGCTGAAACCTGATCAGAAAGATTTGTGGTTACAAGGTCTTTACCGGGTATATTACAACTTGAATATGGGACCGGAATTCGAAGAAATCGAGAAAATGATGTAA